In a genomic window of Nitratireductor basaltis:
- a CDS encoding murein hydrolase activator EnvC family protein — protein sequence MSLAWPVGLNAQTVDFLEQQRIEREQEFERVTQELEASQQRQQELAEEIDKVRDDQNAVTAALIQTAKTERKLSEDIADIETRLESLLLRREDLKTSLRARRGTLAEVLGALQRMGLNPPPAILVRPEDALASVRSAILLGAVVPELRSETEMLATDLRELSRVVASINDEQERLTAKIAAQAKEKQRLEALLEEQQRMQAEAEGQMREELEQAETLAMEADSLQALIGALQSKITSLSERMEEQRENAREGTGLKELVPFSERRGMVPLPVSGTFASRFGEDDSTGAALKGDILRTQSGAIVTSPADGTVLYAGPFRSYGQLLILDPGDDYHIVLAGMDRLNVKLGQKVLAGEPVGLMGEARLASIAAGPMEGSERELYIEFRKDGTPVDPRRWWARETPGRMGNDT from the coding sequence GTGAGCCTTGCATGGCCCGTCGGGCTCAATGCCCAGACAGTGGATTTCCTCGAACAACAGCGCATCGAGCGGGAGCAGGAATTCGAGCGGGTGACGCAGGAGCTGGAAGCCAGCCAGCAGCGTCAGCAGGAACTGGCGGAGGAAATCGACAAGGTTCGCGACGACCAGAATGCGGTCACTGCAGCACTTATCCAGACAGCCAAGACCGAGCGCAAGCTCTCCGAAGACATCGCTGATATCGAGACCCGGCTGGAAAGCCTGTTGCTGCGCCGGGAGGACCTGAAGACATCGCTACGCGCCCGGCGCGGAACACTGGCGGAGGTGCTGGGCGCCCTGCAGCGCATGGGTCTCAACCCGCCGCCGGCGATTCTGGTTCGGCCTGAAGATGCGCTGGCCTCCGTGCGCAGCGCGATCCTGTTGGGTGCGGTCGTTCCGGAGCTTCGCTCGGAAACCGAAATGCTCGCCACGGATTTGCGAGAGCTTTCGCGCGTTGTGGCCTCGATCAATGACGAGCAGGAGCGGCTTACCGCAAAGATCGCCGCACAGGCGAAGGAGAAGCAGCGCCTAGAGGCCCTTTTGGAAGAGCAGCAGCGCATGCAGGCGGAAGCTGAAGGGCAGATGCGCGAAGAGCTCGAGCAGGCCGAGACGCTTGCGATGGAGGCGGACAGCCTGCAGGCGCTTATCGGTGCATTGCAGAGCAAGATCACCAGCCTGAGTGAACGCATGGAGGAGCAGCGGGAAAATGCACGGGAGGGTACGGGCCTTAAGGAGCTAGTGCCTTTTTCGGAGCGCCGCGGCATGGTTCCGCTGCCTGTTTCAGGCACTTTCGCATCACGCTTTGGTGAAGATGACAGCACCGGAGCAGCGCTGAAAGGCGACATTCTAAGGACACAATCGGGCGCAATCGTTACATCTCCGGCGGATGGCACGGTGCTCTATGCGGGGCCTTTCCGCTCATATGGTCAGCTATTGATACTGGACCCGGGCGATGACTATCATATTGTGTTGGCTGGAATGGATCGGTTGAACGTCAAGCTTGGTCAGAAAGTGCTGGCGGGAGAGCCGGTTGGCCTTATGGGCGAGGCACGGCTGGCGAGCATCGCGGCAGGACCAATGGAAGGTTCCGAGCGCGAGCTCTACATAGAATTCAGAAAAGACGGAACACCCGTCGATCCCAGGCGCTGGTGGGCGCGGGAAACACCTGGAAGGATGGGAAATGATACGTAA
- a CDS encoding DUF2312 domain-containing protein: MADDITSETSQTVAAGQLRAFIERVERLEEEKKTISEDIKEVYAEMKANGFDTKAVRTIVRLRKKEEAERQEEEAMIDLYKAALGMP; this comes from the coding sequence ATGGCAGACGATATCACCAGCGAGACTTCCCAGACCGTTGCCGCCGGCCAGCTGCGGGCCTTCATCGAGCGCGTGGAACGGCTTGAGGAAGAGAAGAAGACCATCTCGGAGGACATCAAGGAAGTCTATGCCGAGATGAAGGCCAACGGCTTCGACACAAAGGCTGTTCGCACGATCGTGCGCCTGCGCAAGAAGGAAGAAGCCGAGCGCCAGGAAGAAGAGGCGATGATCGACCTCTACAAGGCCGCGTTGGGGATGCCCTGA
- the ykgO gene encoding type B 50S ribosomal protein L36 gives MKIKNSLKALKTRHRENRMVRRKGRIYIINKSNPRFKARQG, from the coding sequence ATGAAGATCAAGAACTCGCTCAAGGCGCTCAAGACCCGCCATCGTGAAAACCGCATGGTGCGTCGCAAGGGCCGTATCTACATCATCAACAAGTCCAACCCGCGCTTCAAGGCGCGTCAGGGCTGA
- a CDS encoding MFS transporter, which produces MISSIGPIVALLFGTAFLLSASGLHGLLLPLRGQIEGFSPASLGLLGTAWAGGFIAGCYLAPRLVRRVGHVRAFGAFAAGAAIIALLSGMFIDPIFWFVLRVGTGFVMAGAFMVIESWLNERATNETRGSVFAIYMMVTHAAIMVGQMVVTLGDVSNAMLFMFTGILFCLALLPTAISTAITPAPLADVSIDLKGLYANSPVAFVGCLLIGIANGAWGTLGAVYGAEVGISTLEIAIMMSIAVLAGALAQLPAGRLSDRTDRRYVLAAAAVGSALVAIVIFAMAPRSGSIIIALVAFYGLLAYTLYSIVVAHANDHADSSDFVKVSSGLLLLYGAGTMAGPILAGVMMQFLRAESLFLVTGVAHLGVAGYALFRVAQRAPVPVEEREAFTALPSERTVTPQTIVLDPRVDEDEQQL; this is translated from the coding sequence ATGATTTCTTCTATCGGCCCCATCGTAGCTCTCCTGTTTGGCACTGCATTCCTTCTCAGTGCTTCCGGTCTGCATGGCTTGCTCCTGCCGCTGCGTGGTCAGATCGAAGGTTTCTCGCCCGCATCGCTCGGCCTGCTTGGTACCGCCTGGGCGGGCGGCTTCATCGCAGGGTGCTATCTGGCACCGCGCCTGGTGCGGCGCGTTGGACATGTGCGGGCCTTCGGTGCCTTTGCGGCTGGGGCTGCCATCATCGCACTGCTGTCGGGCATGTTCATCGACCCGATCTTCTGGTTCGTCCTTCGGGTTGGTACCGGTTTTGTCATGGCAGGTGCATTCATGGTGATCGAGAGCTGGCTCAACGAGCGCGCCACGAACGAGACGCGCGGCAGTGTCTTTGCCATCTACATGATGGTAACCCATGCGGCGATCATGGTCGGGCAGATGGTGGTGACGCTGGGTGATGTCTCGAACGCCATGCTCTTCATGTTCACCGGCATCTTGTTCTGCCTGGCGCTTCTGCCTACCGCCATCTCCACCGCGATCACGCCTGCACCGCTGGCCGATGTATCCATAGACCTGAAGGGACTTTACGCCAATTCGCCCGTCGCTTTCGTGGGTTGTCTCCTGATTGGCATCGCCAATGGTGCATGGGGCACGCTTGGCGCCGTCTACGGCGCGGAAGTGGGAATCAGCACGCTCGAAATCGCGATCATGATGAGTATTGCGGTTCTTGCTGGGGCGCTTGCCCAGCTCCCCGCCGGTCGCCTGTCCGACAGGACGGATCGCCGTTACGTGCTGGCCGCAGCTGCCGTCGGTTCAGCCCTTGTTGCAATCGTCATCTTCGCCATGGCGCCGCGCTCGGGCTCGATCATCATCGCACTCGTCGCGTTCTATGGGCTGCTTGCTTACACGCTCTATTCAATCGTCGTCGCACACGCGAATGACCATGCCGATTCGAGTGATTTCGTGAAGGTTTCGAGCGGGCTTCTTCTGCTTTATGGAGCGGGCACCATGGCCGGGCCGATCCTTGCGGGTGTCATGATGCAGTTCCTGCGGGCGGAGAGCCTGTTTCTTGTGACAGGTGTCGCGCATCTGGGGGTTGCCGGCTATGCGCTCTTCCGCGTTGCTCAGCGTGCGCCCGTGCCGGTTGAAGAGAGGGAAGCCTTTACCGCACTTCCCTCGGAGCGCACCGTCACGCCGCAAACCATCGTTCTTGATCCGCGCGTGGATGAGGACGAGCAGCAGCTTTGA
- a CDS encoding 5-(carboxyamino)imidazole ribonucleotide synthase, translated as MKNMLPPGSVIGIVGGGQLGRMLVTAAARLGYRTVVLEPQEDCPAGQVAGELIATAYDDPHGLKRLSEASDVITYEFENVPVITARSLAEATPVYPPPEALEAAQDRLAEKLFLNSSGIETAPFKSVDDQAGLEAALKAFDGNGVLKTRRFGYDGKGQRVFRNASVDDAKNVFAEMGNVPLILEGFVHFEREISVIAARAVDGAVASYDPAENIHRDGILHQSIVPAACSADTAVAARSIAEQILTSLDYVGVIGVEFFVLPDGRPIVNEFAPRVHNSGHWTEAACSCSQFEQHIRAVAGMPLGTTRRLADCEMENFLGAYEHRLPDLSREPDVVLNLYGKAEARPGRKMGHFTRLKRKAD; from the coding sequence ATGAAGAATATGCTTCCTCCCGGCAGTGTGATCGGAATTGTGGGGGGCGGGCAGCTTGGGCGGATGCTCGTGACCGCTGCCGCGCGGCTGGGCTACCGCACCGTGGTTCTCGAGCCGCAGGAAGACTGTCCCGCCGGTCAGGTGGCAGGTGAGCTTATCGCGACGGCTTATGACGATCCTCACGGCCTGAAGCGGCTGTCGGAGGCAAGTGACGTCATCACCTACGAGTTCGAGAATGTTCCGGTCATAACGGCCCGCAGTCTCGCCGAAGCGACGCCTGTCTATCCGCCGCCGGAGGCTTTGGAGGCCGCGCAGGATCGATTGGCCGAAAAGCTCTTTCTCAACTCCAGCGGCATCGAGACCGCGCCATTCAAGTCCGTGGACGATCAGGCAGGGCTCGAAGCTGCGCTGAAGGCTTTTGACGGCAATGGCGTGTTGAAGACGCGGCGATTCGGCTATGACGGCAAGGGACAGCGCGTCTTTCGCAATGCATCTGTCGATGACGCCAAGAATGTCTTTGCCGAAATGGGCAATGTGCCCCTCATACTGGAAGGCTTCGTGCATTTCGAGCGAGAGATCTCCGTCATCGCGGCCAGGGCGGTGGACGGCGCGGTTGCAAGCTATGATCCGGCGGAAAACATCCACCGTGACGGCATCCTGCACCAGTCAATCGTTCCGGCAGCCTGCAGCGCCGATACGGCAGTTGCAGCACGCAGCATTGCAGAGCAGATCCTGACGTCGCTGGATTATGTCGGGGTCATCGGTGTCGAGTTTTTCGTTCTTCCAGACGGGCGACCGATCGTGAACGAATTTGCACCACGCGTTCATAATTCGGGTCACTGGACCGAAGCCGCGTGTAGCTGTTCGCAGTTCGAGCAGCATATTCGCGCGGTTGCGGGCATGCCGCTGGGCACCACGCGGCGCCTTGCGGACTGCGAAATGGAGAATTTCCTGGGCGCGTACGAGCATCGGCTGCCGGATTTGTCGCGCGAGCCGGATGTCGTGCTCAATCTCTACGGCAAGGCCGAAGCGCGGCCCGGCCGCAAGATGGGTCATTTCACGCGGCTGAAGCGAAAGGCGGACTGA
- the pyk gene encoding pyruvate kinase, whose protein sequence is MKRNRKVKILATLGPASSEKEQIAALHKAGADVFRINMSHADHDLMRTLVARIRDVEKEAERPIGILADLQGPKLRVGTFADKGVTLEVGQDFTLDDDEAPGDKTRVHLPHPEILKSVEPGHRLLIDDGRLQLVCVETTGNALKCRVVAGNKISNRKGVSLPDTDLPLGALTEKDRKDLEAVLETGVDWIALSFVQRPEDLADVRKVARGRAALMAKIEKPQAVKRLGEILELSDALMVARGDLGVEMPIESVPGIQKQITRACRRAGKPVVVATQMLESMISAPVPTRAEVSDVATAVFEGADAVMLSAESAAGEYPVEAVSMMDSIATKVERDPTYANIVNAQRSEPESTGADAISLASRQIAETLNLSAIVTYTSSGTTGLRAARERPHVPIIALSPVVETARRLSLVWGTHCVVSADASDLDDMVDRACRIAFEEKFAKPGDRVIITAGVPLRTPGATNMLRIAYVGSDGLSGI, encoded by the coding sequence ATGAAGCGTAATCGCAAGGTCAAGATTCTTGCCACACTGGGCCCGGCATCCTCCGAAAAGGAGCAGATCGCAGCCCTTCACAAGGCAGGCGCCGACGTCTTCCGCATCAATATGAGCCATGCGGACCACGATTTGATGCGCACTCTCGTGGCTCGCATTCGTGACGTGGAGAAGGAAGCAGAGCGTCCGATCGGCATTCTGGCCGACCTTCAGGGGCCGAAGCTTCGCGTCGGTACCTTTGCGGACAAGGGCGTTACGCTTGAAGTTGGCCAGGACTTCACTCTGGACGACGATGAAGCGCCCGGCGACAAGACACGCGTTCACTTGCCGCATCCCGAGATCCTGAAATCGGTTGAGCCGGGCCACCGCTTGCTCATCGATGATGGTCGCCTTCAGCTTGTATGCGTGGAAACCACCGGAAACGCCTTGAAATGCCGCGTTGTCGCCGGCAACAAGATTTCCAACCGCAAGGGCGTCAGCCTGCCCGATACCGACCTGCCGCTTGGCGCGCTGACCGAGAAGGACCGGAAGGATCTGGAAGCCGTTCTGGAAACGGGGGTCGACTGGATCGCCCTTTCCTTTGTCCAGCGTCCCGAAGATCTGGCCGATGTGCGCAAGGTTGCCCGTGGCCGTGCCGCCCTCATGGCGAAGATCGAAAAGCCGCAGGCCGTCAAGCGCCTCGGCGAGATCCTGGAGCTTTCCGATGCACTCATGGTCGCACGCGGTGATCTTGGCGTGGAAATGCCCATCGAATCGGTGCCGGGTATCCAGAAGCAGATCACCCGCGCCTGCCGCCGCGCCGGCAAGCCGGTGGTGGTAGCCACCCAGATGCTTGAGTCCATGATCTCCGCGCCGGTGCCAACCCGCGCGGAAGTGTCCGACGTCGCAACGGCTGTTTTTGAAGGCGCGGATGCCGTCATGCTCTCTGCCGAGTCGGCTGCCGGCGAATATCCGGTTGAAGCAGTGTCCATGATGGATTCCATCGCCACCAAGGTGGAGCGTGACCCGACCTACGCCAATATCGTCAATGCACAGCGTTCCGAGCCCGAATCGACAGGCGCTGACGCCATCTCGCTGGCCTCGCGCCAGATTGCCGAGACGCTCAACCTTTCGGCCATCGTGACCTACACCTCGTCAGGCACGACCGGGCTTCGCGCAGCGCGTGAGCGCCCGCATGTGCCGATCATCGCGCTGTCGCCTGTCGTGGAAACCGCCCGCCGCCTGAGCCTTGTCTGGGGCACGCATTGCGTCGTCTCTGCCGACGCCAGTGATCTCGACGACATGGTGGACCGCGCCTGCCGCATCGCTTTCGAGGAGAAATTCGCAAAGCCCGGCGACCGCGTCATCATCACGGCCGGCGTGCCCCTGCGCACGCCAGGCGCCACGAACATGCTGCGCATCGCCTATGTCGGTTCGGACGGTCTTAGCGGCATCTAG
- a CDS encoding NAD(P)/FAD-dependent oxidoreductase, which produces MRVEQFDTVILGAGAAGMMCAIYAASRGGRVLVVDHAKAPGEKIRISGGGRCNFTNIGARAENFISGNRHFAKSALGRYTPRDFLDLVEKHDIPWHEKTLGQLFCDRSAKDIIQMLRNEMEQAKVEMRLRTTLEAIDRTESGFVLRLGGDWPGAITARNFVVACGGKSIPKMGATGHGYQLAERFGLSVTPTRPALVPLTFGEDVLAGFREISGISADAVVKVGKARFEEAILFTHRGMSGPAILQISSYWREKQPIRICLEPTVDIAERLIEMKQAFPRRTLPTALAEILPKRLAAYLAQTNGWSGILGEQADRKLAAIAEGLKNWELYPTGTEGYRTAEVTLGGVDTAGLESKTMEAKSVPGLYFIGEVVDVTGWLGGYNFQWAWSSGWAAGTAISAGE; this is translated from the coding sequence ATGAGAGTTGAACAGTTCGACACAGTGATTCTGGGTGCCGGTGCGGCCGGGATGATGTGTGCCATATATGCAGCCTCCCGGGGCGGTCGTGTTCTTGTGGTGGATCATGCCAAGGCACCGGGCGAGAAAATTCGCATCTCCGGCGGCGGTCGCTGCAATTTCACGAATATCGGCGCACGGGCGGAGAACTTCATCTCCGGCAACCGCCATTTTGCCAAGTCCGCCCTCGGCCGCTACACACCGCGCGACTTTCTCGATCTCGTCGAGAAGCACGACATTCCCTGGCACGAGAAGACGCTTGGACAACTCTTTTGCGATCGCTCCGCCAAGGACATCATCCAGATGCTCCGCAACGAGATGGAGCAGGCAAAGGTCGAGATGCGCCTGCGCACCACGCTCGAGGCCATCGACAGGACCGAAAGCGGTTTCGTGCTGCGGCTTGGAGGCGACTGGCCCGGGGCAATTACCGCCAGAAACTTCGTCGTCGCCTGCGGCGGCAAGTCGATCCCGAAAATGGGTGCGACAGGCCATGGCTACCAGCTCGCTGAGCGTTTTGGCCTCTCGGTAACACCAACACGCCCTGCCCTGGTGCCTTTGACATTTGGTGAAGATGTTCTGGCCGGTTTCCGCGAGATCTCCGGCATTTCCGCCGATGCGGTCGTCAAAGTTGGCAAGGCGCGCTTTGAGGAAGCGATACTCTTCACCCATCGCGGCATGTCCGGCCCCGCCATTCTCCAGATTTCATCCTATTGGCGCGAAAAGCAGCCAATTCGCATCTGTCTGGAGCCCACCGTCGATATTGCCGAAAGGCTGATCGAAATGAAGCAGGCATTCCCGCGGAGAACCCTGCCGACGGCTCTTGCCGAGATCTTGCCCAAACGCCTTGCCGCATATCTGGCGCAAACGAATGGCTGGAGCGGAATCCTCGGCGAACAGGCCGACCGCAAGCTCGCGGCCATCGCGGAAGGGCTGAAAAACTGGGAGCTGTATCCCACAGGCACCGAAGGCTATCGCACTGCCGAAGTTACCCTCGGCGGCGTGGACACGGCTGGTCTGGAATCGAAGACCATGGAAGCGAAATCCGTGCCCGGCCTCTATTTCATCGGCGAGGTCGTCGACGTCACCGGATGGCTTGGCGGCTACAATTTCCAGTGGGCATGGTCATCAGGTTGGGCTGCCGGCACCGCGATTTCGGCCGGAGAATAA
- a CDS encoding YdcH family protein produces the protein MSLDSHLEELQRKHGDLQREIDEALLHPSVDELEIARLKRRKLAIKDQLETLRKPHTHH, from the coding sequence ATGTCGCTTGATTCACATCTTGAAGAACTGCAGCGCAAGCACGGAGATCTTCAGCGTGAAATCGACGAAGCATTATTGCATCCCTCGGTGGACGAGCTTGAAATAGCCAGGCTCAAACGGCGCAAGCTGGCGATCAAGGACCAGCTTGAAACCCTGCGGAAACCGCATACTCACCACTGA
- the purE gene encoding 5-(carboxyamino)imidazole ribonucleotide mutase, which yields MKQSDVAIIMGSQSDWATMRHAAETLDALEIGFDARIVSAHRTPDRLYEFAKGARGEGFKVIIAGAGGAAHLPGMAAALTPLPVFGVPVQSKALSGQDSLLSIVQMPAGIPVGTLAIGRAGAVNAALMAAAVLALNDEALADRLDAWRAKQAANVAEKPVDDA from the coding sequence ATGAAGCAAAGCGATGTCGCCATCATCATGGGCAGCCAGTCGGACTGGGCCACGATGCGCCATGCCGCCGAAACGCTTGATGCGCTGGAGATCGGGTTTGATGCGCGCATTGTTTCGGCTCATCGCACCCCGGACCGTCTCTATGAATTTGCCAAGGGCGCTCGCGGGGAAGGCTTCAAGGTGATCATTGCGGGTGCGGGCGGTGCAGCCCACCTGCCCGGCATGGCCGCCGCACTCACACCGCTGCCGGTCTTCGGCGTGCCTGTTCAAAGCAAGGCGCTGTCCGGTCAGGATTCACTCCTTTCCATCGTGCAGATGCCGGCCGGAATTCCGGTTGGGACCCTGGCGATCGGGAGAGCCGGTGCGGTGAATGCCGCATTGATGGCAGCCGCCGTGCTCGCCCTCAATGACGAGGCGTTGGCTGACCGGCTTGATGCCTGGCGCGCGAAGCAGGCTGCCAATGTCGCGGAAAAGCCGGTGGATGACGCATGA
- a CDS encoding DUF167 domain-containing protein: MAEGGFFTICSEGIRVRIRVTPKAARDAIGSVEGVGGEEVWLKARVRAVPEDGRANRALEKLLAKTFHVAKSDIAIESGQTSRRKVVLIRGNRDVLAQTCMSFAEASG; this comes from the coding sequence TTGGCTGAGGGCGGGTTCTTCACGATCTGCAGCGAGGGCATACGCGTTCGTATTCGCGTGACGCCAAAAGCAGCGCGTGACGCCATCGGTTCGGTCGAAGGCGTTGGCGGCGAGGAGGTCTGGCTGAAAGCGCGCGTGCGTGCGGTGCCTGAGGACGGCAGGGCCAATCGAGCATTGGAAAAGCTGCTGGCCAAGACCTTCCACGTGGCAAAGTCCGACATTGCCATCGAAAGCGGGCAGACGAGCCGCCGCAAGGTGGTTCTGATCCGCGGCAATAGGGATGTCCTGGCTCAGACATGCATGTCATTTGCAGAAGCTTCGGGGTGA
- a CDS encoding YggT family protein, with product MLALIQTIVMALDIYWWLIIGSAIFSWLYAFNVVNSGNQFVGAVGNFLYRVTEPALRPIRRVLPDLGGIDISPIILLLILFFVRQFLITTVAPALLG from the coding sequence ATGCTCGCGCTTATTCAGACCATCGTCATGGCGCTCGACATCTATTGGTGGCTCATTATCGGATCCGCCATCTTCTCCTGGCTTTACGCCTTCAATGTCGTGAATTCGGGCAATCAGTTTGTCGGTGCGGTCGGCAATTTTCTCTATCGCGTGACCGAACCGGCGCTGCGCCCCATCCGGCGCGTGCTTCCTGATCTTGGCGGGATAGACATTTCACCGATCATACTTCTTCTGATCCTCTTCTTCGTCCGTCAGTTTCTCATCACGACCGTAGCACCTGCGCTTCTTGGCTGA
- a CDS encoding lysozyme inhibitor LprI family protein: MSFRFVACAALLLSTLTPAAALDCSNAITQAEMNQCTAQSLEEADQALNEAYGELVAGYAEQEDLRNALRDAQRAWIRFRDAECDFRTFSSRTGSIYPTVRAGCLEDLTKARTEQLRKAGECEEGDLSCNP; this comes from the coding sequence ATGTCTTTCCGCTTCGTTGCCTGTGCAGCACTCCTGCTCTCCACACTCACCCCCGCAGCAGCACTGGATTGCAGCAATGCGATCACCCAGGCAGAGATGAACCAGTGCACGGCTCAAAGCCTTGAAGAGGCAGACCAGGCGCTGAATGAAGCCTATGGCGAGCTTGTAGCCGGTTATGCCGAACAGGAGGATCTGCGGAACGCCCTGCGTGATGCTCAGCGCGCCTGGATCAGGTTTCGCGATGCGGAATGCGACTTCCGCACCTTTTCAAGCCGCACGGGTTCGATCTACCCCACGGTGCGGGCGGGTTGTCTGGAAGACCTGACAAAGGCGCGCACCGAACAATTGCGCAAGGCGGGGGAGTGCGAGGAAGGCGATCTGTCGTGCAACCCCTGA
- a CDS encoding DUF1244 domain-containing protein produces the protein MDKLTPEQTRDLEAAAFRRLVSHLRERTDVQNIDMMNLAGFCRNCLSRWYQEAAEEAGTPLSKDEAREIVYGMPYEEWRARHQTEASPEQQKKFAERQEE, from the coding sequence ATGGACAAGCTGACACCCGAACAGACGCGCGATCTCGAGGCCGCAGCTTTCCGCCGGCTTGTGTCGCATCTGCGCGAGCGGACGGATGTGCAGAATATCGACATGATGAATCTCGCGGGCTTCTGCCGCAACTGTCTCTCACGCTGGTATCAGGAAGCGGCAGAAGAAGCCGGAACGCCCTTGTCCAAGGACGAGGCACGCGAGATCGTCTACGGCATGCCCTATGAGGAATGGCGCGCGCGCCATCAGACCGAGGCGAGCCCGGAGCAGCAGAAGAAATTCGCCGAGCGGCAAGAAGAATAG
- a CDS encoding YdcH family protein, translating to MNHSEQEQADIRLEFARLKQEHADFDAAINAMMSTGCDPLQIQRMKKKKLSLKDRLQELEDQIIPDIIA from the coding sequence GTGAACCATTCGGAACAGGAACAGGCCGACATCCGGCTGGAATTTGCCCGCCTAAAGCAGGAACATGCGGATTTCGATGCGGCCATCAACGCGATGATGTCGACAGGCTGCGACCCGCTTCAGATCCAGCGCATGAAGAAGAAGAAACTGTCGCTGAAGGATCGTCTGCAGGAGCTGGAAGACCAGATCATCCCGGACATAATCGCCTGA
- a CDS encoding DUF1036 domain-containing protein — MLSAKPNKMVRSALLLAATASGFLLLGARPGLADFRVCNATQNLVGVAIGYRAATGWISEGWWHIEGSTCKTLIEGRLESRYYYLYAEDATRGGRWEGPIQMCVADKEFKISGVNDCFARGFQRAGFQEYDTGEQENWMVQLTDGGPTSATQGNASPAAAAPATGASQ; from the coding sequence ATGCTGTCCGCTAAACCGAATAAAATGGTGCGGTCGGCGCTTTTGCTTGCCGCAACAGCGAGCGGGTTCCTGCTTTTGGGCGCCAGGCCCGGCCTGGCGGATTTCCGCGTTTGCAACGCGACGCAGAATCTGGTGGGCGTGGCCATTGGCTATCGCGCGGCAACCGGCTGGATCAGTGAAGGCTGGTGGCACATTGAAGGCTCCACCTGCAAGACGCTGATCGAGGGCCGCCTGGAGTCGCGCTACTACTATCTCTATGCCGAGGATGCGACACGCGGCGGGCGCTGGGAAGGCCCGATCCAGATGTGCGTAGCCGACAAGGAATTCAAGATTTCGGGCGTGAACGATTGTTTTGCCCGCGGCTTCCAGCGCGCGGGCTTCCAGGAATATGACACAGGCGAACAGGAGAACTGGATGGTGCAGTTGACGGATGGCGGGCCTACTTCGGCTACACAAGGCAACGCGAGCCCGGCTGCAGCAGCACCAGCCACGGGGGCATCACAATGA
- a CDS encoding N-formylglutamate amidohydrolase: MTAASQFPPFEKIEGDFSSGLVLIADHAFNLLPDSYGTLGLPACEMQRHIAYDIGIEALTRALSRLTGAPAVMARFSRLLIDPNRGEDDPTLIRQLYDGTVVPGNYPLSEQERSLRLERYYQPYHQAVDELLDNVENGSGRPPLVISLHSFTPRMQGRERPWHAGILWDSDERAVKPLLEMLRSEPGLLVGDNEPYEGALAGDSMFKHCTVRGYAHALIEIRQDLISGDAGIQEWANRLAPMLDELNSRSELHESIIGPSRTGPVPGRS; this comes from the coding sequence ATGACAGCCGCTTCACAATTCCCGCCTTTTGAGAAGATCGAGGGCGATTTCTCGTCCGGTCTGGTCCTCATCGCGGACCACGCTTTCAACCTGCTGCCGGATTCATATGGAACGCTCGGCTTGCCGGCTTGTGAAATGCAGCGGCACATCGCCTATGACATCGGGATCGAGGCATTGACCCGTGCATTGTCCCGTCTGACGGGCGCGCCAGCCGTCATGGCGCGGTTCTCGCGCCTGTTGATCGATCCGAATCGAGGCGAGGACGATCCGACACTGATCCGTCAGCTCTATGACGGCACGGTCGTGCCGGGCAATTATCCGCTGAGCGAGCAGGAGCGGTCACTGCGGCTCGAGCGCTATTACCAGCCCTACCATCAGGCGGTGGATGAACTGCTGGACAATGTTGAAAACGGCTCCGGCAGGCCGCCACTGGTCATTTCGCTGCATTCCTTCACGCCGCGCATGCAGGGACGCGAACGTCCATGGCATGCAGGCATATTATGGGACAGTGATGAGCGCGCGGTGAAGCCGCTTCTGGAGATGTTGCGGTCAGAGCCCGGTCTCTTGGTCGGTGACAACGAACCTTATGAAGGCGCGCTGGCCGGTGACAGCATGTTCAAGCACTGTACGGTGCGAGGCTATGCCCATGCCTTGATCGAAATACGCCAGGACCTGATATCAGGGGATGCCGGCATTCAGGAATGGGCCAACCGCCTGGCACCGATGCTGGATGAGTTGAACAGCCGTTCGGAGTTGCATGAGAGCATAATCGGGCCGTCGCGTACCGGCCCCGTACCAGGGAGATCATGA